CCCCAAAATCTGCGCGATCCTCTGCGCCACCCCCTGGGCCTCCAAAGGGATTTGAGGATCCGCGGATTCTTCCCCAGCACCTCCTCCCTCCCGTAGCCGGTGAGGGCTTCAAAGACTGCGTTCACGTAAAGAATCCTCCCTTCAACGTTCGTCATGAGGACGCTCTCAGCCAGCTGATCCAGGACCGCCTGGAGAAGGTAGGTAGGGAGAAGGGGCTGGACCATTAGCCCTCTTTCCTCAGCGCCTCTAATAGGGCCCGGGCTTCCTCCGCGGTGAGGCGTTCCAGGAGAGCGGGTTCCATCCCCGCCACGTTGTAGAGGGCCATGGCCTGGTGACGGTCGTAGCCGTGGGTGATCACCGCACCCACGGTCATGCTTAGACGGTAGAAAGCCTCGCTCAAGGGATCGGCATCCGAGAGCTTGGCTTCATGAGCTTTGCGCTCCACAAACCTCGCTACAAACGAAGTCATGGCCAGCATCATGGGATTCTCTACCTGCCGCACCACGTGGACCAGGCCCACCTTGGCCATCCAGGCGAAGTAAGTTTCGTCCAGGGGTCCCTCCACCGTCCGCTGCCACCACCCTTCCAGGGTCTTCTCCCGGTCAGGCCGCTCCCCTTCGCGGAAGACGGCCTTGGTGGGGGGGTGGGCGAAGAGGGTGTCGTAGAAGGCCTGGACCAGCTCAGGGGTCCAGGAGAGGAGGGTTTCCCTATGCCGGGCGATGACCTCCTCGTCCTCAGGCCGGAAACGGGTCTCCGGCGGCATCTGCTCCAAAGCTTCCCCTGCGATCTCCAGGATCTTGCTCATGGTTTTCCTCCTATCCCAAAATCTGCGCGATCCTCTGCGCCACCCCCCGGGCCTCCAAGTGGATGAGGCCCAGGTTGGCCCCCGCAGGGGCGGCCACCGCCAGCACCCCCTTGTCCCCGGCGCTGTAGACCACCAGGTAGCCGCTCCCTCCCCGGACCACCACCTCCTCCAGCCCCCCAGAGCCGAGTTCTGGGCAATGCGCTTGCCCAAGCCTAGGGCCGTGGCCGCCATGGCCGCCGCCCGAGCCCCCTCGGCCTCGGGGAGGTCGCTAGCCAGGGAGAGGCCGTCCGTAGAGGCCACCATAACCCCGGTGATCTCGGGGACCGCCTGCCGAAGTTGCCGTATCACCTCTTGGAGCTCCTCTTGTCGGCCCATCCTTACCCTCCTATGCGTCGCCCACGGACCCAAAGGTCCGATAGAGCCCAGTTCACCAAACCCCCTGCCACTGCTCCCCCGTGACCAGCTCCAGCATGCGGATGAGGGCCAGAGTGGAGCTGGTGGGGCTCGTGGCGTTCATCCCTACCACCTGCTCCTGGGGAAGGCCGAAGTAGTCCGCCACATCCTCCGGGGTCCACACCCTGGGCAGGTCCTGCCGGGTTACCCCCACCACGAAGGGCACCGGGTGGCGGGAGGTGAGGTATTCCAGGATGTGGCGGGCCTTGGGGAAGTCCCGGGGGCTGTCCCCCGCCACCAGGAGGACCAGGCCCAGGGCTCCCTCCACGAGAACGTCCCACATGAAGTCAAACCTCTCCTGTCCCGGGGTGCCGAAGAGGTGGATGGGAACCCCGTCCAGTGTGAGGAGGCCGAAGTCCAGGGCCACCGTGGTCTTCTCCTTGCCGATGTCCTCGCTGGCGAGCTCGTCCGTCTCCACCACGGGGATCTCGGAGAGGGAACGGATAAAGGTGGTCTTGCCCGCCCCCACAGGGCCAGAGACCACCAGCTTCAGGGGCCTCACCTTCCTCCTCCCCTTCCTCCTCCTCCCCTTCCTCTAAGGGCCGCCAGGAGCCTGCGGAAGAGGCCCCGCTTCTCCTCGTTCTTGCGGGTTTCCTCGTAGGCCCTGACCGGGACCACCTTGCCCGCCAGGCGGAGCTTGTACAGGTAGTAGCGGACCTCGTCCAGGGGAAGCCGGAGCCGGGCGGCAAGGTCCTCGGCGGAGGCCCCCCCTTGGAGAAGGGGCTTGGCCCGCTCCCAGAAGGACCACAGGGGCTCCTCCAACCAGACCTCCAGGGCGGCGGCCTGGAAGCGGGTCTTGGGGTCGGGAAGGAAGGATTGGTGGCTTTGGATCTCGTCCACCACAGTGGTCATGGTGAGGAGGAGGCGCTCCAAGGGCCAGCCCAGAGCCGCTTCCCCTGCAGGGGGAATCCCAGGGGTGAACTCAAAGGCTCCCTCCTGGAGGCGTAGGAGCTCCTGGAGGGCGGAGCGGGCCTCCAAAGGTTCTAGGAGCCGGTTCCCCTCCCGTACCCAGACCACCTTCCCCCCATCTAGGGCGACGGCGTACCCTTGCCGTTTGCCCGGTAGGCCAAAGACCTCCAAGACACCGCTCCGACGGCCCAGCATGGCCACCAGGTCGGGGAAGGGCATATCCCTTAGGTTTCCAAAAATTGCCATATATCCCTCTGAGTCGCCCAAACCTGATACCGGCCCGAAAGGAGCCGGAGAGGGGCATATAGGCGACTGAACGGGTAATGCCCTTTCCCCCGCGCTTCCATACCCAAGCCCATGGTACCCCTTAGTATAGCCGTAGCATAGCCGTGCTCCGGCTGCTGCCGTATCCAGCGCTTCCTGGCCTGGAAGGGCCTGGACTCAGAAGCCTACGCCCGCCTCGTCTTGGCCCTCCTTCAATCCCAGCGCCTCTTGCTGCTCCTGGACCGGACGGAGTGGGAAGTGGGCGGGACCCCGATCAACCTCCCGGTCTTGAGCTTTCCCCTCA
This Thermus sediminis DNA region includes the following protein-coding sequences:
- a CDS encoding PAS domain-containing protein, with the protein product MVQPLLPTYLLQAVLDQLAESVLMTNVEGRILYVNAVFEALTGYGREEVLGKNPRILKSLWRPRGWRRGSRRFWGKVFG
- a CDS encoding protoglobin domain-containing protein, producing the protein MSKILEIAGEALEQMPPETRFRPEDEEVIARHRETLLSWTPELVQAFYDTLFAHPPTKAVFREGERPDREKTLEGWWQRTVEGPLDETYFAWMAKVGLVHVVRQVENPMMLAMTSFVARFVERKAHEAKLSDADPLSEAFYRLSMTVGAVITHGYDRHQAMALYNVAGMEPALLERLTAEEARALLEALRKEG
- a CDS encoding GTP-binding protein, whose amino-acid sequence is MRPLKLVVSGPVGAGKTTFIRSLSEIPVVETDELASEDIGKEKTTVALDFGLLTLDGVPIHLFGTPGQERFDFMWDVLVEGALGLVLLVAGDSPRDFPKARHILEYLTSRHPVPFVVGVTRQDLPRVWTPEDVADYFGLPQEQVVGMNATSPTSSTLALIRMLELVTGEQWQGVW
- a CDS encoding DUF4388 domain-containing protein, producing the protein MAIFGNLRDMPFPDLVAMLGRRSGVLEVFGLPGKRQGYAVALDGGKVVWVREGNRLLEPLEARSALQELLRLQEGAFEFTPGIPPAGEAALGWPLERLLLTMTTVVDEIQSHQSFLPDPKTRFQAAALEVWLEEPLWSFWERAKPLLQGGASAEDLAARLRLPLDEVRYYLYKLRLAGKVVPVRAYEETRKNEEKRGLFRRLLAALRGRGGGGRGGGR